GGCATGCAGGCCCTGGTAGCCGCCATGCTCATCATGCACTTTCCCGCTCAGGCCGCCGCGTTCATCCAGTACCAGCTGGGCCATCTGGAAATGCACGTAGCGCTGGGCAGAGGCAATCGGCAGCCAGCGGCCATCAGCGGCCTTTTTGGTAATCAGGCGGCCCTGGGTATTGAGGCAGCGCTCGGGCAGCAGGCCCGGCATGGCCAGGGCATCGGTAGCGTCCAGCAGCAGTTCTTTGCCTTCGGGTAGCGCCACGTGCGCCATTACATAGTTAAAGCGGCTAATCAGCGGCACACTCTCATCAATGCGGCCGTGGTTGCGGGTGCTGAGAATAAGGGGGCTGGCCACCAGATCAGCATCGCGCAGCAAAGCAATTAAGAGCAGGTTTACATCGGCGGTGCTGCCCCGGTGCTGTTCAAAGGCTTTCCGGATGCCATTGTCGGAGCTGAGCTCATCGTCGCCGTTGTGGGCAATGCTGCGCTTGGCCAGCTCTACCAGGGCAAAGGCCCGCTCCTCCGGGTTGGGGTATTTTGCTACAATGGCCGCTACTTCGGCCTTCAGAAAGCCAGCCCGGTTGAGTTGCATACCGAAGCTTTCACTGCCCATCAGCTCATCGTTGATCTTGGCCCAGGTGCCCATCGTGTTCTGATAAGGCTGCTCCGGCATTCTGACCCCGGCCAGCTCAAAGTTGATGCGGGCTATATAATCCTGCCGAGTGGTCATGAAAGGCTCGTCGCGGAAGGCGGGCACATCTTTCATGGCCCAGCGGTGGTTGGTTACCTGCGGCGTCAGGGTTTCGGAGCCCGCCGACTGCCGCTCACCGTTCAGGGCGTTTACCCCCTGGCCCGACCAGCGGATGGTCATCTGGCCCGTGGAAATGGGGTGCTCATTCAGGGCCAGGGGCTCATAGCCCTGCATCAGCATCTTGTAGTTGAAGTATTCCGGAATGTTCGCCCGGTATTCGCTCCAGCGCACCGGAATACTTTGCTGAAACTGCCAGTCCTGGAAGTTGTAGACGAAATCAGAGGTAACCGAGTAGGTAAACTCAATTACGGAACCCTCCTTCACGTTGGGCAGCGTGAACTTGCGTACGGAATGGTTGGCATCTACCTGCTCGGAGAAGATGCCCGATGATTCGAGTTTTTCCTTCACCAGCTCGCCGTTCACCATGTTATAGGTGAAGCCCTTCAATCCCTTCACTTGCTCCTCATCCGAATTCTTTTTGTAAAGCGGAATGCGGACGGTAGCCCAGTCGTAGCCTGATTTTTTCAGGATCTTGATGCGGGTAACCCGGTCAAAAACTACCAGGAAGCCTTCGGGCTGGTGGTCAATCCGGGAGCGGCCAAAATCACATAGAATAACGGCCTCGGCGCCACTGTCAGCCACAAAGTTTTTGGCGTCGAAATCCTTGGGGTCCAGCTTCCCGAACTTAATAGGATCAGCCTGCGCATGGGCCTGGGTAAAGTTTGTCAGGATAAGGCCGGCTGCCAGGCCACAGGATAGGAGTAAGCGTGTTGTCATAAAAAGAAAATAAAGGAAGGATAAAGCAAAGGAAGCCGGGTAAAACAGCGGTTAGGGCTGCGTGCCGGGGGCTTTGCTGAGCACCAGAGGCTCGGCGTGCTTAGCGGCTACCCGGTCGTAAAGCTCCCGTAGCGCGCTGTATTCAGCGGCAGGGTACTGGGCTTTGGGCAAGCTTAGCCGGCTGGTAATGCTGATGGTATTGCCCTGCTGCACACACCCGTACTGGAACTGACCCCCGCCGTTGGGCAGGGTAAGCACCTGGGCCTTGGGTAGCTCGGTTGCGGTATAGCCTTTAGGCAGCGTAATGGTAATAATGTGTGTTCCGTCGCGGCCCATGCCGAAATCCACCGGGAAATAGCGGCTTTCCGCCCGGAGCGGGTTGCTCGTCAGGCCAAACTGCTTCATAGGCGAGAGGTAGATAGTGCCAACGGCCCCGTCTTCGCTCCCGGATACCTGAATGGGCAAATCCAGCGCCAGGGGCTTGCTGACATCGGTGCCGGACGGCTGCGCCGGGGCAGGAATTGTGGTTTCGTCGCCTAGCTGCTGGCGGATAGCGCGCACCAGGTCGGTAGTGCCCGTGCCGCGGGCTTCCAGGCCCGCATAGCCAGCCCACTCCCAGTGGCCTTTGCCCTGCAGCGCACCATTGGGGGCCAGGGTAAGGTCGGCCTTGGTATATACAGTATGCCTCTGCGCGGGCGCCAGCGATACCCAGCGGTTTTGGGCCGGGGTATCCGTTATCAGGCGGCCCTGCCCATTCAGGCAGCGCTCCGGCAGCATACCAGCCGGAACCAGCGGCTCGGTGGCATCCAGCAGAAAGTCCCGTCCATCGGGCAGGCGCACGTGCGCTACCACGTAGTTGAAATGGGCCAGCACCGGCATGTCCAATAGGATGTGGCCGTGTGAGCGGGTACTTAAAATTAAAGCATTGGCCTGGAGTCCAGCTTCCCGTAACGCCTGCACCAGTAGCAGGTTTACTTCGGCGGCGTTGCCCTGCCCACGCTGTATGGCCTGTTTCAGGGAAGTCTTGATGTATAGCCGCTCTTCGCTATTGTATTTTATGGCTTGCTGTACCTGTGCCAATACGGCGGTAGCGCGGGCCTGAGCTTCCGGATAGCGCGCCGGCAACTCGGCCATTGCGGCCGCTAAAG
The Hymenobacter sp. DG25B genome window above contains:
- a CDS encoding DUF3857 domain-containing protein; this encodes MNTLRIRQRLLLLAVVCGGFTTQAQAQAEPIKFGKVSVADFTPQAADSAAPAVVLCDFGVSKVVGGDDGFRLNFERTTRILIRRKAGYDWATVEVPLYHRDEDTERVKALKGTTYNLEGGKLVATKMGSESIFRDKVDEQHNTCRFTLPNVKEGSIIEFTYTVDSDFIFNLQNWQFQHTIPVRWSEYRTLIPSYYKYKQITRSYLPFTVQEEKSVPYSTVIRESIDGRLDNRDIPISTNALSSRWVMQNVPALQEEPFMTSARDYFSSIEFELAIIQSFNQPPKDVANTWEKIAEELLKDEQFGRDLNRPSPLAAAMAELPARYPEAQARATAVLAQVQQAIKYNSEERLYIKTSLKQAIQRGQGNAAEVNLLLVQALREAGLQANALILSTRSHGHILLDMPVLAHFNYVVAHVRLPDGRDFLLDATEPLVPAGMLPERCLNGQGRLITDTPAQNRWVSLAPAQRHTVYTKADLTLAPNGALQGKGHWEWAGYAGLEARGTGTTDLVRAIRQQLGDETTIPAPAQPSGTDVSKPLALDLPIQVSGSEDGAVGTIYLSPMKQFGLTSNPLRAESRYFPVDFGMGRDGTHIITITLPKGYTATELPKAQVLTLPNGGGQFQYGCVQQGNTISITSRLSLPKAQYPAAEYSALRELYDRVAAKHAEPLVLSKAPGTQP
- a CDS encoding DUF3857 domain-containing protein, whose protein sequence is MTTRLLLSCGLAAGLILTNFTQAHAQADPIKFGKLDPKDFDAKNFVADSGAEAVILCDFGRSRIDHQPEGFLVVFDRVTRIKILKKSGYDWATVRIPLYKKNSDEEQVKGLKGFTYNMVNGELVKEKLESSGIFSEQVDANHSVRKFTLPNVKEGSVIEFTYSVTSDFVYNFQDWQFQQSIPVRWSEYRANIPEYFNYKMLMQGYEPLALNEHPISTGQMTIRWSGQGVNALNGERQSAGSETLTPQVTNHRWAMKDVPAFRDEPFMTTRQDYIARINFELAGVRMPEQPYQNTMGTWAKINDELMGSESFGMQLNRAGFLKAEVAAIVAKYPNPEERAFALVELAKRSIAHNGDDELSSDNGIRKAFEQHRGSTADVNLLLIALLRDADLVASPLILSTRNHGRIDESVPLISRFNYVMAHVALPEGKELLLDATDALAMPGLLPERCLNTQGRLITKKAADGRWLPIASAQRYVHFQMAQLVLDERGGLSGKVHDEHGGYQGLHARTKLHADGEKKYVENNYLKPHDGWEISKYTFQQKDMLSKPLALDLEVKVPGGEAAASTIYLSPMRYFGESRNPFLLENRLFPVDFGAAHDETLMLTYTLPAGYEVEELPKSLLVSLPDNGGRFQYSVTPGPRACR